A segment of the Geoglobus ahangari genome:
TCCACCCGCTCGGATCCGGGTCGAAGTCAGAGAATGGCTCCTCAAGAATTACGAGCTCGGGCTTCCCCCTGAGCTCCAGACCGTACTTTGACCTGATTCTGAGGTTTTCGTCAAGTATCTTCGAGATCAACATTTTCTGAAGCTTCTCAGGGTCTTTTGCGATCAGCATTCAGAACACCTCAATACTGTCGTGCAGGAAAGACTTAATGTTTACCCGAAAGCCTTATTAACAATTTCAACCGTCAGGCAAAACGGGCGCCGGTGGTGTAGCCTGGCTAACACAGGGGCTTGCCGAGCCCCTGCCCCGGGTTCAAATCCCGGCCGGCGCATACAACAAACGTTTTTTTGAGGGCTTTTCAGGGTAATTCCGGGAAAATAGTAGGGAGCCAGATTCCTGGCATTTACTTAAAAGTATTTAAAGAAGCTTCGCCCTCTGCCTGAACTCCGCCTTTATCTTGAGCTTCCTCTTCCCCCCGTCGTACTCGACCTTCACCTCAACCGGCTCGGTGAACTCGAGGGAGATGTTCCCGTCCTGAGTGCTGACCTCAACCTTTCCCTCCCTCTCCACCTGATCCGCAAGCTTTCTGAAGAGCTCGGCAAGCTCGCTTTTGCTAAGATAGGCCTCATACTCCACCTCTTCATGACCAAACATTTCAACCACCGTTCATATTCGAGAAAACCATTTTATGAAAATTTCGAAATTTGCTCAGCCCTCAAAAACATTTTTTAACAAACCGAGAACCTAAGAGGGGCGGTAGGATGAATGGCGTAAGAGTTGGTGTCGAGGATAAGTTACCGTACAGCAGAGCAGTGGTTCTCGGTTTTCAGCACGT
Coding sequences within it:
- a CDS encoding amphi-Trp domain-containing protein, which produces MFGHEEVEYEAYLSKSELAELFRKLADQVEREGKVEVSTQDGNISLEFTEPVEVKVEYDGGKRKLKIKAEFRQRAKLL